One region of Camelina sativa cultivar DH55 chromosome 6, Cs, whole genome shotgun sequence genomic DNA includes:
- the LOC104793846 gene encoding uncharacterized protein LOC104793846: MYSVFGALSITDDADGNHYILTSGTTCSGGWTIPGLDLHNPRLLGILRLNMWNIRIQMPAELRFFLMALLLLRHALTITDDADGEEDDPSSILYLLSCSELLDFFFHAISWLGPSVFYNGNLMQTLATQEAAALATQFALVLQSGQPRTVHFTVSPGPPSSSIAHATTSTQQQDDDPV, from the exons ATGTATTCAGTGTTTGGTGCATTGAGCATAACAGACGATGCTGATGGAAACCACTATATATTGACATCGGGTACG ACTTGCAGTGGAGGATGGACAATCCCAGGTTTGGATTTGCATAATCCTCGCCTCCTTGGTATTTTGAGACTGAATATGTGGAATATACGGATTCAAATGCCAGCGGAGCTGCGTTTTTTC ttGATGGCTCTTCTTCTCTTACGACATGCACTGACCATAACAGATGAtgctgatggagaagaagatgacccATCTTCTATACTATATCT CTTGTCTTGCTCCGAGCTGCTGGATTTCTTCTTCCATGCTATATCATGGCTTGGGCCATCAGTATTCTACAATGGCAACCTAATGCAAACCCTGGCTACACAGGAAGCTGCAGCTCTGGCTACACAGTTTGCGTTGGTGCTTCAGTCAGGGCAGCCTAGAACAGTTCACTTCACAGTATCACCAGGACCACCATCATCCTCCATCGCTCATGCAACTACATCTACACAACAACAGGATGACGATCCTGTCTGA
- the LOC104790069 gene encoding ribonuclease 1-like codes for MKILLASLCLISLLVILPSVFAASSSSEDFDFFYFVQQWPGSYCDTQKTCCYPTSGKPAADFGIHGLWPNYKDGTYPSNCDDTKPFDKSTISDLITSMTKSWPTLACPSGSGDAFWEHEWEKHGTCSESVIDQHEYFQTALDLKQKTDLLGALTKAGINPDGKSYSLESIRDSIKESIGFTPWIECNRDESGNSQLYQVYLCVDRSGSGLIECPVFPHGKCGTEIEFPSF; via the exons atgaagattcTTCTAGCATCATTGTGTTTGATCAGTCTTCTCGTAATCTTGCCTTCTGTCTTCGCTGCTTCGTCTTCCTCCGAGGATTTCGATTTCTTCTACTTCGTCCAACAA tgGCCAGGATCATACTGTGACACACAGAAGACGTGTTGTTATCCAACTTCAGGCAAACCAGCTGCTGATTTTGGTATTCATGGTCTCTGGCCTAACTACAAAGATGGCACTTATCCATCTAACTGCGATGACACTAAACCATTCGATAAATCCACG ATATCAGATCTTATCACCTCAATGACGAAGAGCTGGCCAACACTGGCTTGCCCGAGCGGTTCAGGTGACGCGTTTTGGGAACACGAATGGGAGAAGCATGGAACTTGCTCCGAATCGGTTATCGATCAACATGAGTATTTCCAAACCGCTCTTGACCTTAAACAGAAAACCGATCTCCTTGGAGCTCTAACCAAAGCCG GGATTAATCCGGATGGTAAATCGTATTCTTTGGAGAGCATACGAGATTCGATTAAAGAGTCGATTGGTTTCACTCCTTGGATTGAGTGTAACAGAGATGAATCAGGCAACAGCCAATTGTACCAAGTCTATCTTTGTGTTGACCGGTCTGGTTCCGGTTTAATCGAATGTCCGGTTTTCCCTCATGGCAAATGTGGAACCGAGATCGAATTcccttctttttaa